The following coding sequences lie in one Stigmatopora argus isolate UIUO_Sarg chromosome 5, RoL_Sarg_1.0, whole genome shotgun sequence genomic window:
- the cmklr1 gene encoding chemokine-like receptor 1 — MDYFIYEDFDNYTYEEGLMPHEASVFEHKSSCLGNGLCVSLLVINAIQFVLGFCGNALVIWISGFKMKKTVNTTWYLSLAISDFVFCCFLPFIIINMAMEKWIFGFFLCKFTTSVLFLNMFSSIFLLVIISIDRCLSVIFPVWSQNHRTVRKASVAVVMAWLLAIGLSLPSAVFRNVQSQMGRTVCYNNYTSPHSHKIIATSRFVAGFVVPFVVISICYSVIILKLRTNRMTKSSKPFKVMTALIATFFICWLPYHVFILLEINHQHFSQDILKTGQQIGTTLVAANSFLNPVLYVFMGNDFQQRCKSSLLSKMENAMGDEGRTISRYLSRSSSVDAKLSTHI, encoded by the coding sequence atggattattttatttatgaagACTTCGACAACTACACTTACGAAGAGGGCCTCATGCCTCACGAGGCGAGTGTATTTGAGCACAAATCGAGCTGCCTGGGGAATGGCCTTTGTGTATCTCTGCTGGTGATTAACGCAATCCAGTTTGTGCTGGGATTCTGCGGCAATGCGCTGGTCATCTGGATCTCCGGTTTCAAGATGAAGAAGACGGTCAACACCACGTGGTACCTGAGCCTGGCCATCTCCGACTTTGTCTTCTGCTGCTTTCTGcccttcatcatcatcaatatGGCGATGGAGAAGTGGATCTTCGGATTCTTTTTGTGCAAGTTTACCACGTCTGTGTTGTTCCTCAACATGTTCAGCAGCATCTTCCTCCTGGTCATCATCAGCATCGACCGCTGCCTGTCCGTCATCTTTCCCGTCTGGTCCCAGAATCATCGCACCGTCCGGAAGGCTTCGGTGGCGGTCGTCATGGCTTGGCTGCTCGCCATCGGTCTCAGCCTTCCCTCGGCTGTCTTCCGCAACGtacagagccaaatgggcaggaCTGTTTGCTATAACAACTACACGTCGCCACACAGCCACAAAATAATCGCCACGAGCCGCTTTGTGGCAGGCTTCGTTGTGCCTTTTGTGGTGATCAGCATTTGCTACTCAGTCATTATCCTCAAACTCCGTACGAACAGAATGACCAAATCATCGAAACCCTTTAAAGTCATGACAGCACTTATCGCGACTTTCTTCATCTGCTGGCTGCCTTACCATGTCTTCATCCTGCTTGAGATAAACCACCAACACTTCAGTCAAGACATCCTAAAAACCGGACAACAAATTGGAACCACGCTCGTGGCTGCTAATAGTTTCCTCAACCCGGTGCTCTATGTGTTCATGGGAAATGACTTCCAACAAAGATGTAAAAGCTCCTTGCTGTCGAAGATGGAGAACGCCATGGGGGACGAAGGTCGCACCATCAGCCGCTATCTGTCCAGGTCTAGCTCCGTGGATGCCAAGCTTTCCACACACATTTAA
- the wscd2 gene encoding sialate:O-sulfotransferase 2: MAKPLLKIQRYFRRKPIRFFTLGLLYLTAGSLVFLHAGIVGDSCPGRQGMRVYTVVASETGGQIASSDRAGLGITRVFKEAHRLGRGYTPMWKKKGQIREDRAADYARKSAGKSRSTKEMDDGRAKYIGCYVDSTKKRALKGVSFFDYKKMTVFRCQDNCVERGYLYAGLEFGAECFCGHKIQTANASEGECNMECKGEKSSMCGGANRLSIYRLELSQESARRHGSAIFKGCFHSPDNVTLALPFSVAIQNMSVDKCVDACTEKEQSLAVLAGDRCHCGFPTPFFSLHEPEEEDMCLHRCPGEEFESCGNDEYFVVYQTQVQDNRCMDRHFLPSRKNQLVALASFPGSGNTWARHLIELGTGFYTGSYYFDASLYNKGFKGERDHWRSGRTVCIKTHESGKKEIEAFHSCILMIRNPYKALVAEFNRKYGGHIGFASQANWKGKEWPDFVKTHTPWWGSLILDWLHCGKNIHLVYYEDLKKDLFSHLKGMVEFLGLEVSEERLLCMEGQKDGNFKRSGLRKLKYDPFTPELKATINEVIRTVDAAIKKLNMTGVPDEYMPR, translated from the exons ATGGCCAAACCTCTGCTGAAGATCCAGCGTTATTTCCGCAGGAAACCCATCCGCTTCTTCACCCTCGGCCTGCTCTACCTGACCGCCGGAAGCCTCGTCTTCCTGCACGCCGGCATCGTCGGTGACAGCTGTCCCGGAAGGCAAGGGATGCGCGTGTACACGGTGGTGGCCTCGGAGACGGGCGGCCAGATTGCATCGTCAGATAGAGCGGGGCTGGGAATCACACGGGTATTTAAGGAGGCTCACAGGCTCGGGCGAGGTTACACCCCCATGTGGAAGAAAAAGGGGCAGATAAGAGAGGACAGGGCTGCAGACTACGCCAGGAAATCTGCTGGGAAATCCCGCAGTACGAAAGAGATGGACGACGGAAGAG CAAAGTACATTGGATGCTATGTCGATTCAACAAAAAAGCGGGCCCTAAAAGGAGTTTCATTTtttgattacaaaaaaatgactgtattCCGTTGCCAGGACAACTGTGTCGAAAG GGGGTACTTGTACGCAGGTTTGGAGTTTGGAGCCGAGTGCTTCTGCGGACACAAGATTCAGACGGCCAACGCTTCGGAGGGCGAATGCAACATGGAGTGCAAAGGAGAGAAGAGCAGCATGTGCGGAGGAGCCAACAGGCTATCTATCTACAGGCTGGAGCTGAGCCAGGAGTCGGCACGACGCC aCGGCAGCGCCATTTTCAAAGGTTGCTTCCACAGTCCGGACAATGTCACGTTGGCCCTCCCTTTCAGCGTCGCCATCCAAAACATGTCTGTCGACAAATGTGTGGACGCGTGCACGGAAAAG GAGCAGTCTCTGGCCGTCCTGGCCGGGGATCGATGCCACTGCGGCTTCCCGACCCCCTTCTTCTCGCTTCATGAGCCGGAGGAAGAGGACATGTGTCTCCACCGCTGCCCGGGCGAGGAGTTTGAAAGCTGCGGGAACGACGAGTACTTTGTGGTGTACCAGACGCAAGTTCAAG ACAACCGTTGCATGGACAGACATTTCCTCCCTTCTCGGAAAAATCAACTGGTCGCTCTCGCCAGTTTCCCCGGATCGGGTAACACCTGGGCTCGTCACCTCATAGAGCTTGGCACCGGCTTCTATACTGGCAGCTACTACTTTGATGCCTCACTCTATAATAAAG GTTTTAAAGGTGAGCGAGACCACTGGCGGAGCGGAAGAACCGTCTGCATAAAGACTCACGAGAGCGGGAAAAAGGAGATCGAAGCCTTTCACTCCTGCATCCTCATGATCCGAAACCCCTACAAGGCACTCGTGGCGGAATTTAACCGCAAATACGGCGGGCACATCGGATTCGCCTCTCAGGCCAACTGGAAAGGGAAAG AATGGCCCGACTTTGTGAAGACCCACACTCCATGGTGGGGCTCACTGATCTTGGACTGGCTCCATTGCGGGAAGAACATTCACCTGGTCTACTACGAAGACCTGAAGAAAGACTTGTTCTCCCATCTCAAGGGAATGGTAGAGTTTTTGGGCCTGGAGGTTTCCGAGGAACGTCTACTGTGCATGGAAGGCCAGAAGGATGGTAACTTCAAGAGATCGGGGCTCCGCAAACTCAAATATGACCCTTTCACTCCAGAATTGAAGGCAACCATTAATGAAGTGATAAGAACAGTCGACGCAGCCATAAAGAAATTGAACATGACCGGTGTTCCAGATGAATACATGCCAAGATAA